The Apus apus isolate bApuApu2 chromosome 8, bApuApu2.pri.cur, whole genome shotgun sequence genome has a window encoding:
- the EIF4G1 gene encoding eukaryotic translation initiation factor 4 gamma 1 isoform X7, producing the protein MNKAPQPTGGAPTAPHPAPSPGLPQPTFPPGQTAPVVFNPAPTSQMNTPSQPRQHFYQNRAQPPASASRVQSNTTARPGPPAHVYPAASQVMMIPSQISYTPSQGAYYIPGQGRSTYVVPTQQYPVQPGAPSFYPGASPTEFGTYAGAYYPAQGVQQFPAGVPAAQVIVSQQPPIPPKRERKTIRIRDPNQGGKDITEEIMSGARTSSTPTPPQAGSSLEPQANGETPHVAVIVRPDDRPKPALVASKPISPEPSKSASPSPPPPLIPEVESVVLSAVTLVPMEPPVDVDTKAELGEAPPDPNKTFSAITTVPGAVDVPIVPSTNMNTVVVEEKEEEVAIPLPEPTPQAPVPPEVPLVPIVPPVPAAAPVPAAPSPPPPPVVTQAPELLAKPASPSPPPPREEPCPEPTVEPAAGANGVLEEVPEPVPEVPVCQPVLVPTPAPATTLDSPIVQPEELPLPNGVEGTGKAEPSEEQPESDSPISEPEEPAQPGTPASPPAEEEEEEEEEEEEEESEGPGEATERSSSPAPAPSQTSEATAQVAMSVPKKKRRMKELNKKEAVGDLLDAFKESQISDSASETENKPPMSTAAHEVEEVTPARPQEESEETWEEKEDKLAPEKGKAADQKYRYKEEQWKPLNPEEKKRYDREFLLGFQFIFASMQKPEGLPQITDVVLDKANKTPLRALDPIRLSGMNCSPDFTPSFANLGRPVMGNRGLPSGLGPRRSQQSQRKEPRKIIATVSLNEDVKLNKAEKAWKPSSKRASEEEDPENIKTQELLRRVRSILNKLTPQMFQQLMKQVMELSIDTEERLKGVIDLVFEKAISEPNFSVAYANMCRCLMGLKVPTTDKPTVTVNFRKLLLNRCQKEFEKDKDDDEIFEKRQKEMDDASAPEEKARMKDELEEARDKARRRSLGNIKFIGELFKLKMLTEAIMHDCVVKLLKNHDEESLECLCRLLTTIGKDLDFEKAKPRMDQYFNQMEKIIKEKKTSSRIRFMLQDVIDLRRNSWVPRRGDQGPKTIDQIHKEAEMEEHREHIKVQQLMSKDKRRGPPGPSSSGRGSLVADDGWNTVPISKGNRPIDTSRLTKITKPGSIDTNNQLFAPGGRLSWGKGSSGGSGAKPADSASDSGRPATSTLNRFSALQQSSPAESLESRRVVQRSSSSRDRSEKAGDRGERESRSEKGSDRLERPDRGERADRNRSAITKRSFSKETEDRSREREKQGGPEAVRKAASMTEERDRSREPIKQESVPPTASTKPVLSEEELEKKSKAIIEEYLHINDMKEALQCVQELGSPSSLYIFVQNGIESTLERSTISREHMGVLLCQLVKAGTLSKEQYYKGLREILEIAEDMEIDIPHIWQYLAELITPILQEEGIPMEELFREITKPLVPIGKAPTLLVEVLGLLCKGMGQKTVGKLWRDGGLSWKEFLPEDQDVNKFVTEQKLEYTVGDSSDTPSRKELTSEELCKQMDKLLKENPNNQRIHDWIEANLSEQQVSSNMFIRALMTSVCHSAIVFENPYRLDALVIHNQAKLLQKYLRDEQKELQALYALQALVVKLDQPPNLLRMFFDALYDEDVIKEEAFYKWESSKDPAEQQGKGVALKSVTAFFTWLREAEDESDNN; encoded by the exons ATGAACAAAGCTCCACAGCCCACAGGAGGAGCCCCGACAGCCCCGCACCCTGCCCCTTCTCCTGGACTGCCGCAG CCGACGTTCCCACCCGGTCAGACGGCACCTGTGGTTTTTAACCCGGCACCGACCTCACAAATGAATACGCCTTCTCAGCCTCGCCAG CATTTCTACCAGAACAGGGCACAGCCTCCCGCCAGCGCGTCCCGCGTACAGAGTAACACGACGGCTCGGCCTGGCCCCCCTGCCCATGTGTatccagctgcttcccaggtgATGATGATACCCTCCCAGATATCCTACACACCTTCCCAAGGAGCCTATTACATTCCCGGACAG GGCCGCTCCACGTACGTTGTCCCAACCCAGCAGTACCCGGTCCAGCCTGGTGCCCCTAGTTTTTACCCTGGAGCCAGCCCCACAGAGTTCGGGACTTACG cgGGTGCTTATTACCCGGCGCAGGGGGTGCAGCAGTTCCCGGCGGGGGTCCCCGCTGCCCAGGTCATTGTGAGCCAACAGCCACCGATCCCCCCAAAACGAGAGCGCAAGACG ATCCGGATACGAGACCCCAACCAAGGTGGCAAAGACATCACTGAAGAAATCATGTCTGGAGCAAGGACCTCAtccacccccacccctccacAG GCTGGAAGCAGTTTGGAGCCCCAGGCCAACGGAGAGACCCCCCATGTAGCAGTTATTGTCCGGCCAG ATGATCGCCCAAAGCCTGCGCTGGTGGCGAGCAAGCCCATCTCCCCGGAGCCCAGCAAGTCGGCGTCCCCGtcgcctccccctcccctcatCCCCGAGGTGGAGTCCGTGGTGCTCTCGGCTGTGACGCTGGTGCCAATGGAGCCCCCCGTGGACGTGGACACTAAAGCAGAGCTGGGCGAGGCGCCGCCCGACCCCAATAAGACGTTTAGCGCCATCACTACAGTGCCAGGGGCTGTGGATGTGCCCATTGTGCCCTCGACCAACATGAACACAGTAGttgtggaggagaaggaggaggaggttgCCATTCCCCTCCCGGAGCCCACCCCACAGGCACCTGTGCCCCCTGAGGTGCCACTGGTGCCCATTGTGCCcccagtgccagctgcagccccagtgcCAGCTGCGCCATCACCACCGCCACCACCCGTCGTAACGCAGGCCCCCGAACTACTCGCCAAACCCGCCTCTCCCAGCCCCCCACCACCCCGGGAAGAGCCCTGCCCTGAGCCCACCGTCGAGCCCGCTGCCGGGGCCAATGGGGTCTTAGAGGAGGTGCCTGAGCCGGTCCCTGAGGTGCCCGTGTGCCAGCCAGTGCTGGTGCCCACGCCAGCACCTGCGACCACCCTGGACTCCCCCATCGTCCAGCCTGAAGAGCTGCCCCTGCCCAACGGGGTGGAGGGCACCGGGAAAGCAGAGCCGAGTGAGGAGCAACCTGAGTCAGACAGCCCCATCTCAGAACCCgaggagccagcccagcccggcacccctgcctcccccccggcagaggaggaggaagaggaggaggaggaggaagaggaggaagagagtgaaggccctggtgaggccacagagCGGAGCTCAAGCCCGGCCCCTGCCCCTTCGCAGACCTCGGAGGCGACTGCGCAAG tCGCCATGTCGGTGCCAAAGAAGAAGCGAAGGATGAAGGAGCTAAACAAGAAGGAGGCAGTAGGCGATTTGCTGGATGCCTTTAAAGAG TCTCAGATCAGTGACAGTGCCTCGGAGACAGAGAACAAGCCCCCCATGTCGACCGCTGCACATGAAGTGGAGGAAGTGACCCCAGCTCGTCCACAGGAAGAGTCAGAGGAGACgtgggaagagaaggaggacaAGCTGGCGCCAGAGAAGGGCAAAGCTGCTGACCAGAAGTACCGCTACAAGGAAG agcaatgGAAGCCACTGAACCCTGAGGAGAAGAAGCGATATGACCGTGAGTTCCTGCTGGGCTTCCAGTTCATCTTTGCCAGTATGCAGAAACCTGAGGGGCTGCCCCAGATCACGGATGTGGTGCTGGACAAG GCCAACAAGACCCCACTGCGGGCGCTCGACCCCATCCGCCTCAGTGGCATGAACTGCAGCCCGGACTTCACCCCCTCCTTTGCCAACCTCGGCCGGCCTGTCATGGGTAACCGGGGCCTG CCCTCAGGGTTAGGTCCTCGTcgctcccagcagagccagaggaagGAACCTCGCAAAATCATTGCCACTGTGTCTCTCAATGAGGATGTCAAGCTGAACAAGGCTGAGAAGGCCTGGAAACCCAGCAGCAAGCGTGCCTCTGAGGAGGAGGATCCTGAGAACATCAAGACACAG GAACTGCTCCGCCGCGTCCGCAGCATCCTCAACAAACTGACGCCCCAGATGTTCCAGCAGCTGATGAAGCAGGTGATGGAGTTGTCCATCGACACGGAGGAGCGGCTCAAGGGTGTCATCGACCTCGTCTTTGAGAAGGCCATCTCAGAGCCAAACTTCTCTGTTGCCTATGCTAACATGTGCCGTTGCCTTATGGGG CTCAAAGTGCCCACCACAGACAAGCCCACGGTGACTGTGAACTTCCGCAAGCTGCTGCTCAACCGCTGTCAGAAGGAGTTTGAGAAGGACAAGGATGATGATGAGATCTTTGAGAAGCGACAGAAGGAGATGGATGATGCCAGTGCT cctgagGAGAAGGCGCGCATGAAGGACGAGCTGGAGGAGGCCCGGGACAAGGCCCGACGGCGATCACTGGGCAACATCAAGTTCATTGGAGAGCTCTTCAAACTGAAGATGTTGACAGAGGCCATCATGCATGACTGTGTGGTGAAACTGCTCAAAAATCATGATGAGGAGTCTCTTGAGTGCCTTTGCCGCCTGCTTACCACCATTGGCAAGGACTTGGACTTTGAGAAGGCCAAG cccaggatggacCAGTACTTCAATCAGATGGAGAAGATCATCAAAGAGAAGAAGACATCATCCAGAATCCGTTTCATGCTACAGGATGTGATTGACCTCAGACGG AATAGCTGGGTGCCACGGCGAGGAGACCAGGGCCCCAAAACAATCGACCAGATCCACAAGGAAGCAGAGATGGAGGAGCATCGGGAACACATCAAAGTGCAGCAGCTCATGTCAAAGGACAAAAGGAGAGGGCCTCCTGGGCCATCCTCCAGTG GACGTGGGAGCTTGGTCGCAGACGATGGCTGGAACACGGTGCCCATCAGCAAGGGCAACCGGCCTATTGACACCAGCCGGCTAACAAAGATCACCAAG CCTGGATCCATTGACACCAACAACCAGCTCTTTGCACCGGGCGGGCGGCTGAGCTGGGGCAAGGGCAGCAGCGGAGGGTCTGGTGCGAAGCCTGCAGATTCAG CATCTGATTCAGGGCGACCAGCCACGAGCACCTTGAACCGCTTCTCAGCGCTCCAGCAGTCGAGCCCTGCCGAGAGCCTGGAGTCCCGCCGTGTGGTGCAGAG gagcagctccagccgTGACAGGTCAGAGAAGGCTGGAGACAGAGGGGAACGGGAGTCACGTTCGGAGAAGGGCAGCGACCGCCTGGAGCGTCCCGACCGGGGGGAGCGGGCAGACAGGAACAGGTCTGCCATCACCAAGAGGAGCTTCAGCAAAGAGACAGAGGACAGAAGCCGAGAACGGGAGAAGCAGGGCGGCCCTGAGGCTGTGCGCAAGGCTGCCAGCATGACGGAGGAACGGGACCGGAGCCGAGAGCCCA TTAAGCAAGAGTCAGTACCTCCCACAGCATCTACCAAGCCTGTGCTGTcagaagaggagctggagaagaaaTCTAAGGCAATCATAGAAGAGTACCTGCACATCAATGACATGAAG gaggccctgcagtgtgtgcaggagctgggcagccccTCCTCGCTCTACATCTTCGTGCAGAACGGCATTGAGTCCACGCTGGAGAGGAGCACCATCTCCCGTGAGCACATGGGGgtcctgctgtgccagctggtGAAGGCAGGCACGCTCTCCAAGGAGCAGTACTACAAAGG GCTGCGGGAGATCCTGGAGATCGCAGAAGACATGGAGATCGACATCCCACACATCTGGCAGTACCTGGCTGAGCTCATCACCCCTATACTGCAAGAGGAAGGCATCCCTATGGAGGAGCTGTTCAG GGAGATAACAAAGCCCCTGGTGCCCATTGGGAAGGCTCCCACGCTGCTGGTGGAGGTGCTGGGCTTGTTGTGCAAGGGCATG GGCCAGAAGACCGTAGGCAAGCTGTGGCGGGACGGGGGCCTGAGCTGGAAGGAATTCCTGCCTGAGGATCAGGATGTCAACAAATTTGTCACAGAGCAG aAATTGGAGTACACAGTGGGGGACAGCTCGGACACGCCGAGCCGCAAGGAGCTGACCTCGGAGGAGCTGTGCAAGCAAATGGACAAACTGCTGAAGGAGAACCCGAACAACCAAAGAATACACGACTGGATCGAG gccAACCTGAGTGAGCAGCAGGTCTCATCCAACATGTTTATCAGGGCCCTCATGACATCTGTGTGCCACTCGGCCATTGTCT TCGAGAACCCCTACCGTTTGGATGCCCTGGTCATCCACAACCAAgccaagctgctgcagaaatacCTGCGAGATGAGCAGAAGGAGCTCCAGGCTCTCTATGCCCTGCAAGCCTTGGTGGTGAAGTTAGACCAGCCTCCCA ACCTGCTGCGGATGTTCTTTGATGCCCTGTATGATGAGGACGTTATCAAGGAGGAGGCTTTCTACAAGTGGGAGTCCAGTAAAGacccagctgagcagcagggcaAAGGGGTGGCTCTCAAATCGGTGACAGCCTTTTTCACCTGGCTCCGGGAAGCTGAGGATGAGTCGGACAACAACTGA
- the EIF4G1 gene encoding eukaryotic translation initiation factor 4 gamma 1 isoform X5: MNKAPQPTGGAPTAPHPAPSPGLPQPTFPPGQTAPVVFNPAPTSQMNTPSQPRQGGFRSLQHFYQNRAQPPASASRVQSNTTARPGPPAHVYPAASQVMMIPSQISYTPSQGAYYIPGQGRSTYVVPTQQYPVQPGAPSFYPGASPTEFGTYAGAYYPAQGVQQFPAGVPAAQVIVSQQPPIPPKRERKTIRIRDPNQGGKDITEEIMSGARTSSTPTPPQAGSSLEPQANGETPHVAVIVRPDDRPKPALVASKPISPEPSKSASPSPPPPLIPEVESVVLSAVTLVPMEPPVDVDTKAELGEAPPDPNKTFSAITTVPGAVDVPIVPSTNMNTVVVEEKEEEVAIPLPEPTPQAPVPPEVPLVPIVPPVPAAAPVPAAPSPPPPPVVTQAPELLAKPASPSPPPPREEPCPEPTVEPAAGANGVLEEVPEPVPEVPVCQPVLVPTPAPATTLDSPIVQPEELPLPNGVEGTGKAEPSEEQPESDSPISEPEEPAQPGTPASPPAEEEEEEEEEEEEEESEGPGEATERSSSPAPAPSQTSEATAQVAMSVPKKKRRMKELNKKEAVGDLLDAFKESQISDSASETENKPPMSTAAHEVEEVTPARPQEESEETWEEKEDKLAPEKGKAADQKYRYKEEQWKPLNPEEKKRYDREFLLGFQFIFASMQKPEGLPQITDVVLDKPCVPLQANKTPLRALDPIRLSGMNCSPDFTPSFANLGRPVMGNRGLPSGLGPRRSQQSQRKEPRKIIATVSLNEDVKLNKAEKAWKPSSKRASEEEDPENIKTQELLRRVRSILNKLTPQMFQQLMKQVMELSIDTEERLKGVIDLVFEKAISEPNFSVAYANMCRCLMGLKVPTTDKPTVTVNFRKLLLNRCQKEFEKDKDDDEIFEKRQKEMDDASAPEEKARMKDELEEARDKARRRSLGNIKFIGELFKLKMLTEAIMHDCVVKLLKNHDEESLECLCRLLTTIGKDLDFEKAKPRMDQYFNQMEKIIKEKKTSSRIRFMLQDVIDLRRNSWVPRRGDQGPKTIDQIHKEAEMEEHREHIKVQQLMSKDKRRGPPGPSSSGRGSLVADDGWNTVPISKGNRPIDTSRLTKITKPGSIDTNNQLFAPGGRLSWGKGSSGGSGAKPADSASDSGRPATSTLNRFSALQQSSPAESLESRRVVQRSSSSRDRSEKAGDRGERESRSEKGSDRLERPDRGERADRNRSAITKRSFSKETEDRSREREKQGGPEAVRKAASMTEERDRSREPIKQESVPPTASTKPVLSEEELEKKSKAIIEEYLHINDMKEALQCVQELGSPSSLYIFVQNGIESTLERSTISREHMGVLLCQLVKAGTLSKEQYYKGLREILEIAEDMEIDIPHIWQYLAELITPILQEEGIPMEELFREITKPLVPIGKAPTLLVEVLGLLCKGMGQKTVGKLWRDGGLSWKEFLPEDQDVNKFVTEQKLEYTVGDSSDTPSRKELTSEELCKQMDKLLKENPNNQRIHDWIEANLSEQQVSSNMFIRALMTSVCHSAIVFENPYRLDALVIHNQAKLLQKYLRDEQKELQALYALQALVVKLDQPPNLLRMFFDALYDEDVIKEEAFYKWESSKDPAEQQGKGVALKSVTAFFTWLREAEDESDNN; this comes from the exons ATGAACAAAGCTCCACAGCCCACAGGAGGAGCCCCGACAGCCCCGCACCCTGCCCCTTCTCCTGGACTGCCGCAG CCGACGTTCCCACCCGGTCAGACGGCACCTGTGGTTTTTAACCCGGCACCGACCTCACAAATGAATACGCCTTCTCAGCCTCGCCAG GGAGGATTCAGGTCTCTTCAG CATTTCTACCAGAACAGGGCACAGCCTCCCGCCAGCGCGTCCCGCGTACAGAGTAACACGACGGCTCGGCCTGGCCCCCCTGCCCATGTGTatccagctgcttcccaggtgATGATGATACCCTCCCAGATATCCTACACACCTTCCCAAGGAGCCTATTACATTCCCGGACAG GGCCGCTCCACGTACGTTGTCCCAACCCAGCAGTACCCGGTCCAGCCTGGTGCCCCTAGTTTTTACCCTGGAGCCAGCCCCACAGAGTTCGGGACTTACG cgGGTGCTTATTACCCGGCGCAGGGGGTGCAGCAGTTCCCGGCGGGGGTCCCCGCTGCCCAGGTCATTGTGAGCCAACAGCCACCGATCCCCCCAAAACGAGAGCGCAAGACG ATCCGGATACGAGACCCCAACCAAGGTGGCAAAGACATCACTGAAGAAATCATGTCTGGAGCAAGGACCTCAtccacccccacccctccacAG GCTGGAAGCAGTTTGGAGCCCCAGGCCAACGGAGAGACCCCCCATGTAGCAGTTATTGTCCGGCCAG ATGATCGCCCAAAGCCTGCGCTGGTGGCGAGCAAGCCCATCTCCCCGGAGCCCAGCAAGTCGGCGTCCCCGtcgcctccccctcccctcatCCCCGAGGTGGAGTCCGTGGTGCTCTCGGCTGTGACGCTGGTGCCAATGGAGCCCCCCGTGGACGTGGACACTAAAGCAGAGCTGGGCGAGGCGCCGCCCGACCCCAATAAGACGTTTAGCGCCATCACTACAGTGCCAGGGGCTGTGGATGTGCCCATTGTGCCCTCGACCAACATGAACACAGTAGttgtggaggagaaggaggaggaggttgCCATTCCCCTCCCGGAGCCCACCCCACAGGCACCTGTGCCCCCTGAGGTGCCACTGGTGCCCATTGTGCCcccagtgccagctgcagccccagtgcCAGCTGCGCCATCACCACCGCCACCACCCGTCGTAACGCAGGCCCCCGAACTACTCGCCAAACCCGCCTCTCCCAGCCCCCCACCACCCCGGGAAGAGCCCTGCCCTGAGCCCACCGTCGAGCCCGCTGCCGGGGCCAATGGGGTCTTAGAGGAGGTGCCTGAGCCGGTCCCTGAGGTGCCCGTGTGCCAGCCAGTGCTGGTGCCCACGCCAGCACCTGCGACCACCCTGGACTCCCCCATCGTCCAGCCTGAAGAGCTGCCCCTGCCCAACGGGGTGGAGGGCACCGGGAAAGCAGAGCCGAGTGAGGAGCAACCTGAGTCAGACAGCCCCATCTCAGAACCCgaggagccagcccagcccggcacccctgcctcccccccggcagaggaggaggaagaggaggaggaggaggaagaggaggaagagagtgaaggccctggtgaggccacagagCGGAGCTCAAGCCCGGCCCCTGCCCCTTCGCAGACCTCGGAGGCGACTGCGCAAG tCGCCATGTCGGTGCCAAAGAAGAAGCGAAGGATGAAGGAGCTAAACAAGAAGGAGGCAGTAGGCGATTTGCTGGATGCCTTTAAAGAG TCTCAGATCAGTGACAGTGCCTCGGAGACAGAGAACAAGCCCCCCATGTCGACCGCTGCACATGAAGTGGAGGAAGTGACCCCAGCTCGTCCACAGGAAGAGTCAGAGGAGACgtgggaagagaaggaggacaAGCTGGCGCCAGAGAAGGGCAAAGCTGCTGACCAGAAGTACCGCTACAAGGAAG agcaatgGAAGCCACTGAACCCTGAGGAGAAGAAGCGATATGACCGTGAGTTCCTGCTGGGCTTCCAGTTCATCTTTGCCAGTATGCAGAAACCTGAGGGGCTGCCCCAGATCACGGATGTGGTGCTGGACAAG CCCTGTGTACCTTTGCAGGCCAACAAGACCCCACTGCGGGCGCTCGACCCCATCCGCCTCAGTGGCATGAACTGCAGCCCGGACTTCACCCCCTCCTTTGCCAACCTCGGCCGGCCTGTCATGGGTAACCGGGGCCTG CCCTCAGGGTTAGGTCCTCGTcgctcccagcagagccagaggaagGAACCTCGCAAAATCATTGCCACTGTGTCTCTCAATGAGGATGTCAAGCTGAACAAGGCTGAGAAGGCCTGGAAACCCAGCAGCAAGCGTGCCTCTGAGGAGGAGGATCCTGAGAACATCAAGACACAG GAACTGCTCCGCCGCGTCCGCAGCATCCTCAACAAACTGACGCCCCAGATGTTCCAGCAGCTGATGAAGCAGGTGATGGAGTTGTCCATCGACACGGAGGAGCGGCTCAAGGGTGTCATCGACCTCGTCTTTGAGAAGGCCATCTCAGAGCCAAACTTCTCTGTTGCCTATGCTAACATGTGCCGTTGCCTTATGGGG CTCAAAGTGCCCACCACAGACAAGCCCACGGTGACTGTGAACTTCCGCAAGCTGCTGCTCAACCGCTGTCAGAAGGAGTTTGAGAAGGACAAGGATGATGATGAGATCTTTGAGAAGCGACAGAAGGAGATGGATGATGCCAGTGCT cctgagGAGAAGGCGCGCATGAAGGACGAGCTGGAGGAGGCCCGGGACAAGGCCCGACGGCGATCACTGGGCAACATCAAGTTCATTGGAGAGCTCTTCAAACTGAAGATGTTGACAGAGGCCATCATGCATGACTGTGTGGTGAAACTGCTCAAAAATCATGATGAGGAGTCTCTTGAGTGCCTTTGCCGCCTGCTTACCACCATTGGCAAGGACTTGGACTTTGAGAAGGCCAAG cccaggatggacCAGTACTTCAATCAGATGGAGAAGATCATCAAAGAGAAGAAGACATCATCCAGAATCCGTTTCATGCTACAGGATGTGATTGACCTCAGACGG AATAGCTGGGTGCCACGGCGAGGAGACCAGGGCCCCAAAACAATCGACCAGATCCACAAGGAAGCAGAGATGGAGGAGCATCGGGAACACATCAAAGTGCAGCAGCTCATGTCAAAGGACAAAAGGAGAGGGCCTCCTGGGCCATCCTCCAGTG GACGTGGGAGCTTGGTCGCAGACGATGGCTGGAACACGGTGCCCATCAGCAAGGGCAACCGGCCTATTGACACCAGCCGGCTAACAAAGATCACCAAG CCTGGATCCATTGACACCAACAACCAGCTCTTTGCACCGGGCGGGCGGCTGAGCTGGGGCAAGGGCAGCAGCGGAGGGTCTGGTGCGAAGCCTGCAGATTCAG CATCTGATTCAGGGCGACCAGCCACGAGCACCTTGAACCGCTTCTCAGCGCTCCAGCAGTCGAGCCCTGCCGAGAGCCTGGAGTCCCGCCGTGTGGTGCAGAG gagcagctccagccgTGACAGGTCAGAGAAGGCTGGAGACAGAGGGGAACGGGAGTCACGTTCGGAGAAGGGCAGCGACCGCCTGGAGCGTCCCGACCGGGGGGAGCGGGCAGACAGGAACAGGTCTGCCATCACCAAGAGGAGCTTCAGCAAAGAGACAGAGGACAGAAGCCGAGAACGGGAGAAGCAGGGCGGCCCTGAGGCTGTGCGCAAGGCTGCCAGCATGACGGAGGAACGGGACCGGAGCCGAGAGCCCA TTAAGCAAGAGTCAGTACCTCCCACAGCATCTACCAAGCCTGTGCTGTcagaagaggagctggagaagaaaTCTAAGGCAATCATAGAAGAGTACCTGCACATCAATGACATGAAG gaggccctgcagtgtgtgcaggagctgggcagccccTCCTCGCTCTACATCTTCGTGCAGAACGGCATTGAGTCCACGCTGGAGAGGAGCACCATCTCCCGTGAGCACATGGGGgtcctgctgtgccagctggtGAAGGCAGGCACGCTCTCCAAGGAGCAGTACTACAAAGG GCTGCGGGAGATCCTGGAGATCGCAGAAGACATGGAGATCGACATCCCACACATCTGGCAGTACCTGGCTGAGCTCATCACCCCTATACTGCAAGAGGAAGGCATCCCTATGGAGGAGCTGTTCAG GGAGATAACAAAGCCCCTGGTGCCCATTGGGAAGGCTCCCACGCTGCTGGTGGAGGTGCTGGGCTTGTTGTGCAAGGGCATG GGCCAGAAGACCGTAGGCAAGCTGTGGCGGGACGGGGGCCTGAGCTGGAAGGAATTCCTGCCTGAGGATCAGGATGTCAACAAATTTGTCACAGAGCAG aAATTGGAGTACACAGTGGGGGACAGCTCGGACACGCCGAGCCGCAAGGAGCTGACCTCGGAGGAGCTGTGCAAGCAAATGGACAAACTGCTGAAGGAGAACCCGAACAACCAAAGAATACACGACTGGATCGAG gccAACCTGAGTGAGCAGCAGGTCTCATCCAACATGTTTATCAGGGCCCTCATGACATCTGTGTGCCACTCGGCCATTGTCT TCGAGAACCCCTACCGTTTGGATGCCCTGGTCATCCACAACCAAgccaagctgctgcagaaatacCTGCGAGATGAGCAGAAGGAGCTCCAGGCTCTCTATGCCCTGCAAGCCTTGGTGGTGAAGTTAGACCAGCCTCCCA ACCTGCTGCGGATGTTCTTTGATGCCCTGTATGATGAGGACGTTATCAAGGAGGAGGCTTTCTACAAGTGGGAGTCCAGTAAAGacccagctgagcagcagggcaAAGGGGTGGCTCTCAAATCGGTGACAGCCTTTTTCACCTGGCTCCGGGAAGCTGAGGATGAGTCGGACAACAACTGA